The window TTTTCCGTTTATGAAAAGCAGGAATATGGTTACAGTCTGAAGGTGAAGAGCCAGTTCTATGAGCTTCTATATCTTCTGGTCACAGAATTTAAAACAGAAACCATGGATAAGGAGGTTCTCCGCCAGAAAAAGCAGCTCGATAAGCTTTCAAAGGTCACCCAGTATATGCGGGAAAATTATGACCAGGACTTAAAACTTGACCAGGTGGCAGGGCGTTTTGGTTTCAGCCCCACTTATTTGTCCCGGATCTTTCAAAAATATGCGCAGGTCAATTACCGCACCTATCTCATTGACCTGCGTGTCAAATATGCGGTGAGGGAACTGGTGGGAAGCGGCGGTGAAATCGGAGAGATTGCCATGAAACATGGATTTCCGGACAGCAGGGCTTTTTCCAAAGCCTTTAAAAAGCGGTATGGCTGCCTTCCCAGTGAATACAGGAAATGTCTGGATATGCCTCATGAATAATTTTGCGTCTTATGCCATCCTCCCTTCGGAAGTATGATTTATCACCCGGATCAGGAATGGCATGTATGACCTGTTACAATTATTTTAATATAGGGTATTATAATTACTGAAAATATGATATAATGTACCATAACTTTGGGCGAAGGATGTGATTGTATGAATATCAGGGAATCCACGGAACAATGGGAGGAAGCATATTTAAGTCCTTATGCCGCTTTCAGTAAAAACAGCAGAGGAAGAGAGCGGGAAGAGCAGGCTTGTGATATCCGGACTGCTTATCAACGGGACCGGGACCGGATCATTCACTGTAAGGCATTTCGCAGGTTAAAACACAAAACTCAGGTTTTTCTGGCTCCCGAGGGGGACCATTACAGAACCAGGCTGACCCATACCCTGGAGGTATCCCAGATTGCCAGGACCATAGCCAAGTCCCTGCGGATGAACGAGGACTTAACGGAGGCCATAGCACTGGCTCATGACCTGGGCCATACTCCTTTCGGCCATTCCGGGGAAGCGATTTTAAACAAAATCTGCTCCGAAGGTTTTGCCCACTATAAGCAGAGCGTCCGGGTGGTGGAGGTTTTGGAAAAGAACGGCATGGGCTTAAATCTCACATGGGAGGTCCGGGATGGGATATTAAATCATCGCACCAGCGGCCGCCCGTCCACATTGGAGGGAGGCATTGTCCGGCTGTCGGATAAAATTGCCTATATCAACCATGACATTGACGACGCCATCAGGGCCAGGATGTTTGTGGAAGAGGACCTTCCGGAATGCTATACGGGTATTCTGGGGCACAGTGTCCGTGAAAGGCTTAACAACCTGATCCATGATATCATCGGCAACAGCTATGGGAGGCCTGAGATCATCATGTCCCCGGATATGGAGAAAGCCATGCAGGGACTGCGCACCTGGATGTTTGATAACGTCTATAAAAGCGATATCCCGAAAGCAGAAGAAGGAAAAGCACAGCATCTCATTGTCATGCTTTTTAATTATTATATGGAACACCCGGACAAGCTTCCGGAGGAATACCGCACCTTAATGGAGGAGGGGCAGGCCGGCAGGGAACGGGCGGTCTGCGATTACATTGCAGGCATGAGCGACAGCTATTCCATTGATAGATTTGAAGAGCTGTTTGTCCCGAAAGCGTGGAAAACGGTTTAAATCAAATGAGTTTTAGGAACACCCTGGGGTATATCTTTACACCCGATAAAGCGGGGTGGCCCCTGGTCAAAAGACATGGCCAGAAAAGGAGAAAGGAGAAATGAGGCTTCATGCGATATTCGGAAGAAGTGATTGAAGAGGTCCGGATGAAGAATGACATCGTGGATGTGATCTCGGGATACGTCAAGCTGCAGAAAAAGGGAAGCAATTATTTTGGCCTGTGTCCTTTTCACAATGAAAAGTCTCCTTCCTTTTCCGTATCCCCTGCCAAGCAGATGTATTATTGTTTTGGCTGCGGTGCAGGAGGAAACGTATTAACGTTTGTCATGGAATATGAAAATTATTCCTTTTCCGAGGCATTAAAAGTTCTGGCAGACCGGTCAGGCGTGAAGCTTCCTGCGGCAGAATATAGCAAGGAGGCCAGGGAACAGGAGGATCTTCGGTCCGCCCTTTTGGAGATCAATAAGCTGGCCGCCAGTTATTTTTATTACCAGCTTAAAAAAACTCAGGGGGAGGCCGGTTACCGCTATTTAAGGGACAGGCAGTTAAGCGATGAAACCATAACCAAGTTCGGGCTGGGCTATTCCAATAAGACCAGCGATGACCTTTACCGTTATTTAAAGAGCAAGGGATATGGCGACAGCCTCCTAAAGCAGACCGGACTGGTGACCATTGAGGAACGGGGAACCTATGATAAGTTCTGGAACCGGGTGATGTTTCCCATTATGGATGTGAACAACCGGGTCATTGGTTTCGGAGGCCGGGTCATGGGAGCCGGAGAACCCAAGTACTTAAATTCTCCGGAGACAAAGCTCTTTGATAAGAGCCGGAATCTATACGGACTTAATTATGCCAGGTTATCACGGGAAAAGTACATATTGATCTGCGAGGGCTACATGGATGTGATCGCAATGCACCAGGCCGGATTCACCAATGCGGTGGCTTCCCTGGGAACGGCGTTTACCCTCCAGCATGCCCAGCTCTTAAAACGGTATACGGATAAGGTGGTTCTCACTTATGACAGCGACGGTGCTGGTATTAAGGCTGCCATCCGTGCCATCCCCATTCTAAAGGAAGCAGGAATGTCCATTCGCGTGCTCAACATGCAGCCTTACAAAGATCCCGATGAATTTATAAAGAATCTGGGAGCAGAAGCGTTCCGCCAGCGGATCGAAGAGGCCCGCAACAGTTTCCTGTATGAAATTGACGTGTTGAAAAAAAATTATAAAATGGATGATCCGGAGCAGAAAACAGCATTCTACAATCAGGTAGCCAGAAAGCTTCTGGAATTTCCGGAGGCCCTGGAACGGGAGAATTATTTAGAGGCAGTATCCAGGGAGTATTTTATAAATTACGAGGATTTAAAACGTCTGGTCAACCGTTTGGGCGCTTCTCTGGGACCGTCTGTTTCCGCTCCCAGGGAGGAAGAGGGAAACCTAAAAACCCAGCGAAAAAAGGAAAAGGAAGATGGCGTAAAGCAGTCCCAAAGGCTGCTTCTTACGTGGCTCATTGAAAATCCATTATTATTTGATAAGATTGAAGGAGTGATCACTCCGGATGATTTTATAGAAGAACTGTATCACAAGGTGGCACGGATGGTTTTTGACGGACACGCTGCCGGAACATTGAATCCGGCCGAGATCTTGAATCATTTCATAAATGATGAGGATCAATACCGGGCAGTCGCAGGTCTTTTTCATGCGAGCTTAAAAGAGTCCCTAGATAATGAAGAACAAAAAAAGGCGTTTTCGGAAACGATTATGAAGGTGAAAAAAAACAGTCTGGATCATGCCAGCCGCCATGCAGCAGGGATTATAGAACTGCAGAATATTATAAAGGAACAGGCTGCGTTAAAGGATTTGCATATTTCGCTGGATTAGGGTGTACACTATAGGCAGGCTGTGGAAGGATGGAAGAACATGGACGAAAATGTGAAGAAGACAGCAGATAAGATGGTGGGATCGAGAAAAACAGAAGAGGAGCAGGCCGCAGAGGCTAAGGCTTTGGAAGCAGCCGCTGCATTTGAGGAAAAATTAAACCAGCTTCTTCTTTTGGCAAAAAAGAAACGGAATGTACTGGAAAACCAGGAAATTCTGGATTTTTTTGTAGGAGAGAATCTGGACTCGGATAAGCTGGATCAGATCTTTGATTTTCTGGAAAGCAATAAGGTGGACGTACTTCAAATCGGCGGTGAAGATTTGGAGCTTGATGAAGATCTTTTCATTGAGGAGGATATCGAGGAGGAAGAAGAGATCGATATGGAAACGATCGATCTGTCTGTTCCGGAAGGTATCAGTGTGGAGGACCCGGTCCGCATGTACTTAAAAGAGATCGGCAAGGTTCCCCTTCTTTCCAGTGAGGATGAAATTGAGCTCGCCAAGAAGATCGAGCTGGGCGACGAGGATGCAAAGCAGAGGCTGACGGAAGCCAACTTACGTCTGGTAGTCAGCATTGCCAAGCGCTATGTCGGGCGGGGAATGCAGTTTTTAGACCTGATCCAGGAAGGAAACTTAGGTCTTATTAAAGCTGTTGAAAAGTTTGACTACAGGAAAGGATATAAGTTCAGTACCTATGCAACCTGGTGGATCAGACAGGCAATCACCCGTGCTATTGCGGACCAGGCCCGTACTATCCGCATTCCGGTTCACATGGTGGAGACAATCAACCGCCTGGTCCGTGTATCCAGACAGCTTTTGCAGGAGCTGGGACGGGAGCCGGTGCCGGAGGAGATCGCAGCCAGGGCAGACATGCAGGTGGAACGGGTCAGGGAAATCATGAAGGTATCCCAGGAACCGGTCTCCCTAGAGACTCCCATCGGAGAGGAAGAGGACAGTCACCTGGGTGATTTTATCCAGGATGACCAGGTAGCAGTTCCTGCTGATGCCGCTACCTTTACCATGCTCCATGAACAGCTGATGGAGGTGCTTGACACCCTGACAGAGAGGGAACAGAAGGTTTTAAAACTGCGTTTCGGTCTTGATGACGGGCGGCCAAGGACCCTGGAAGAAGTGGGAAAAGAATTTAATGTTACGAGAGAACGGATTCGCCAGATAGAAGCAAAAGCATTGCGTAAACTGCGCCATCCCAGCAGAAGCAAGAAGCTTAAGGACTATCTGGATGATTAAGGACATAAGACGGAGTTTAAGATGAAGTTATCAAGGCGTTTGGAAACCATCGCTTCCTTTGTTCCGGAAGGAAGCAGAGTTGCTGATATTGGAACCGATCATGGTTATATTCCTATCCATCTGGTACAGGAAGGAAAAGCAAAACATGCCATTGCCATGGATGTGAGGGAGGGCCCCTTGTTACGGGCCCGGGCCCATATCCAGGAGGCCGGCTTACAGAATTATGTGGAAGTCCGTTTAAGCGACGGACTTTTAAAATTAGAACAAAACGAAGCAGACTGTGTGGTCATAGCAGGTATGGGCGGGGAGCTGATGATACATATCCTGGAGGAAGGCCGAGATTTATGGGAGAGCATTTCCTGCTGGGTCCTGTCTCCGCACTCAGAACTGGATAAGGTGCGTAGATTCCTTGAGGAAGAGGCATTTTTTATCTGGAGGGAGACTATGATAAAAGAGGAAGGAAAATATTATTCCGTTATGGGGGTCAGCAGAAAACCGGGGGCTGCCGCAGCGGATGGAAGGGAAATTTCCTACCGTTATGGCAGGGGCATGCTGGAATCAAAAGATCCTGTTTTAAAGGAATATTTAATAAAGGAAGAAGAACAGCTGGAGCAGATCATGAGCGGGCTTTCTGTGAGTGAAACCGAGTCAGCCCGGAGAAGAATGGAGGAGCTTAAGCTGGAACTGGCCTATAATAAGGAGGCACAGGATGCGATGCGATGAATTAATAGAAAAACTGGAACAGCTGGCGCCGCCAGGCTGTGCCTGTGATTGGGATAATGTGGGCCTTTTGGCAGGCCGCAGTGATAAAGAGGTGGAAAAGGTTTTTATAGCTTTGGATGCTACCGATGAGGTGGTGGAACAGGCTGTTCGTTGGGGGGCGGATTTATTGATCACACACCATCCCCTTATTTTTAAACCTTTGAGTAAGATCAATGACAAGGATTTTATATCCCGCCGTATTATGAAGCTGATCCGCAATGATATTTCCTATTATGCCATGCACACGAATTTTGATGCGGCACCGGGCTGTATGGCTGATGCGGCCGCAGCAAAACTTGGGCTTACAGACTTAGAGGTGCTGGAAAAAGAAGGCGTGATACCCAGGGAAACAGAGGAAGGACTGGAGGAATCGGTATATGGAATCGGGAAAACGGGGTATCTTAAGGAAGAGATGACGGTAAGGGAAATCGCCGCTCTTGTAAAGGAACGGTTTTGCCTTCCGTTTGTCACGGTTTACGGAGAGGCTGCTCCAGGGGCTGCTGTACGCTTTGTGGGCATAAGCCCCGGATCAGGGGGAAGCCTTATGAAACCGGCTCTGAAAGCAGGTGTGAAAGTCTTTATAACAGGTGATATGGGCCACCACAATGGAATCGATGCCGCTGCAAATCACATGGCTGTCATTGATGCCGGCCATTACGGCCTGGAATATTTGTTTCTGGACTTTATAGAAGATTACTTAAAGAAAAAGGCAGGGAAAAACCTGGAAATCCGCAAGGCAGAAGTGGAATTTCCTGAAACATTCATATAAGGAGGAAGGGAATGGCAATTGTTACTATAGACGGCGCAGCAAAGGAATATCCAATTGGTACGTCTTATCAAGAAATTGCAAAGGAATATCAGCACCAGTACGAAAACGACATTTTACTGGTCAGTATAAACGGAAAGCTGAGTGAACTCCATAAAACAGTCCAGTTTGACTGCAACCTTCGTTTTTTTACAGGGAAAGACCAGCCAGGAATCCAGACCTATCACAGAAGTGCTATTTTTCTTATGATGAAGGCCTTTTATGACGTGGCCGGAGCGGAAAATATTGAAAAGGTCACTGTGGATTTTTCTCTTGGAAAAGGCTATTACATTGAACCCCATGGAGATGTCAAGCTGACAGAAGATCTGCTTTCCAGGGTAAAGGCCCGCATGAAGGATTATGTGAGCCAGAAAATCCCGATTATGAAACGGAATGTAAACACCGATGATGCCATTGAGCTGTTTCACAAACACCGGATGTATGACAAGGAAAGATTATTCCGCTATCGCCGGGTTTCCCGCGTTAACATTTACAGCATAGGCGGTTTTGAAGATTATTATTATGGATATATGGTACAAAATACCGGATATATTAAGTATTTTGATCTGATATTATACGATGACGGCTTTATGCTCATGCTGCCCCAAAAGGAAAATCCGGAAGAGGTGCCTGTATTTGAGGCAGAGGCAAAGCGAAAGCTGTTCCAGGTGTTAAAGGAAAGCGTAAAATGGGGGGAACGGCTGAACGTTTCCCATGTTGGAGCTCTTAATGAAGAAATTGCAGCCGGCAATATCAATGAGCTGATTTTGATACAGGAGGCGCTTCAGGAAAAGAAAATTGCGGAGATCGCGGGAAAGATAGGAGCTGACAGGAGCAAGAAATTTGTCATGATCGCCGGGCCTTCTTCATCCGGGAAAACCACCTTTTCCCACCGCCTGTCCGTTCAGTTAAAGGCTCAGGGAATGATCCCGCACCCCATTGCCGTAGATGATTACTTTGTAAACCGGGTAGACAGTCCCAGAAATCCGGATGGCAGCTATAATTATGAGGTTTTGGAATGTCTTGACATTGAACAGTTTAATAAAGACATGACGGCCCTCTTGGCCGGAGAGACTGTGGAGATGCCGCGGTATCAGTTTAAGACGGGAGTCCGGGAGTACAGAGGTGATTATTTAAAGCTTGGAAAAGATGATATCCTGGTCATTGAGGGGATTCATTGTTTAAATGACAGGCTGTCTTATTCTCTTCCAAAGGAAAGTAAATTCCGTGTATATGTAAGCGCTCTGACTCAGCTGAACGTAGATGAGCACAACCGGATTCCCACAACTGATTGCCGACTGATCCGGCGGATGGTGCGGGATGCCAGAACAAGAGGCGCTTCTGCACATGACACCATACGAATGTGGCCCTCGGTAAGGGAAGGAGAGGAAGAATATATTTTCCCCTTCCAGGAGTCTGCTGATATGATGTTCAATTCCGCCACGGTTTATGAGCTGTCTGTGTTAAAGCAGTATGCGGAACCGCTGTTGTTTGGTATTCCAAGAGAATCCCCCGAATATATGGAAGCAAAGCGTCTGTTAAAATTCCTCGATTATTTTCTTGGGGTCAACAGCGAGGATATTCCCCGTAATTCCATTGTCAGAGAGTTCATCGGAGGAAGCTGTTTTAAAGTTTAGGGCCAAAAGCTGCTTTACAAATAAATAAATGTGTGATATGTTAATATGGCTTATGAGAAACTGTTTTTTTTGCTTCTCATAAAAGGTGCGGCTTTTTAGCACCATCCATTGGAACATGAAAACAGGTTTTCGTTTTCATAATATAGGTTTGAGTAAGACAAATGGCCGCAGCTGCAAAGCCGAAAGGCTGCAGATGAGGAAAGTCCGGGCTTCACAGGGCAGGATGCCAGATAACGTCTGGCGGAGGCGACTCTAGGGAAAGTGCAACAGAAATATACCGCCGCATATTTTATATGCGGTAAGGGTGGAAAGGTGGTGTAAGAGACCACCGCCCTTCTGGTAACAGGAGGGGTCCATGTAAACCCCATCCGAAGCAAGACCGAACAGGGGGCATAAGACGGCCCGTCTGCTCCCGGGTAGGTCGCTTGAGCCTGTCGGCGACGGCAGGCCTAGATAGATGGCCATTCAACGACATAACCCGGCTTATCGTCTTGCTCAAAACTTTAAAACAAGAAAAGCCCGGCTGAGCCGGGCCTTTTTTCTATTTCGAGTATTTTTCCTCGCAGTATCTGCAGCGGTAAACTTCTTTGTCTTCATCGGCGAGATAGAATACATGGGGAAGTCCCTGCTCGATGGAGGTGATGCAGCGGGGATTCTTGCAGTGAATCACGTTGGTGATCTTTTTGGGAAGGCTTAAGGCTTTCTTTTCCACGATCAGATTATCCCGAATGATGTTGACTGTAATGTTATGGTCAATATAACCTAAGATGTCCAGGTCAATATGATCTAAGCCGCCTTCTATTTTTATGATGTCTTTTTTTCCCATCTTATTACTTCTGGCATTCTTGATGATAGCTACCTGGCAGTCCAGCTTGTCCAGACCCAGGTTATAATAAATTTCAAGGCTTTTTCCGGCTTCTATGTGGTCTAATACGATTCCTTCTTTTAATCCGCTGATATTTAACATGATTTTTCTACCTCCAGTAATGTCATGATAAGGGCCATGCGCACGTACACGCCGTATTGTGCCTGCTTAAAGTAGGCAGCTCTGGGATCTTCGTCAATCTCCACTGAAATTTCGTTGACTCTTGGAAGGGGATGAAGAACATACATATCTTCTTTTGCAAGCTTCATTTTCTTTTTGTCCAGAATGTAGCAGTCTTTTAAGCGGATATAGTCTTCTTCGTTGAAGAAGCGTTCCTTCTGAACCCTGGTCATATAAAGGATATCAAGAGACGGCATGGCTTCATCAAGGCTGTCCATTTCCAAAAATTCAATGTTGTTGGCCTTCAGTACATCTTCCCGGATGTATTCAGGCACTCTCAGTTCTGGGGGAGAAATTAAGATAAATTTGATGTTTTCATATCGTACGAGAGCGTTAATGAGAGAGTGGACAGTACGGCCAAATTTTAAATCACCGCAAAGGCCGATGGTCAGATCATTTAAGCGGCCTTTTAAAGAACGTATGGAAAGCAGATCAGTCAATGTCTGGGTCGGGTGCTGGTGGCCTCCGTCTCCCGCATTGATTACCGGTATGGTGGAATGATTGGCAGCGACCAGCGGAGCCCCTTCTTTTGGATGTCTCATGGCACATATGTCTGCGTAGCAGGAAAGGACCCTAATGGTGTCAGCGACACTTTCTCCTTTTGCGGCAGAACTGGAGTCAGCAGAAGAAAAGCCTAGTACACTGCCGCCCAAACTTAACATGGCAGCCTCAAAACTCAAACGAGTTCTTGTACTTGGCTCATAAAATAATGTCGCTAATTTTTTTCCATCGCATACATGAGAATATTTTGGAAGATTTTCTTCGATATCTTTTGCCAGATCTAAAAGTTGTCCGGTTTCTTCCACACTAAAGTCTAACGGGTTAAGTAAATGTCTCATAAGAATCTCCTTTATCCACTAAATTATGGTTTAAAATTCTATCCCATCTACTATACAGTATTAAATAAAATATTTCAACACTTTTTTAAAAATTATAATATAATCCAAACCTAAGGCTCCCTCCATAAATTGAAAAACCATATGTAAGGAATATTTAAGGAAGTGTAAGAAAATAAAGAATGACCGATGTAAATATGTTGTTGTATAATGTTCATGAAGCAATGAGCAGTGCGAATGAGAGCAAAGACAAATTTTCGTTGTGCCTGCACATAAGAAAATTTGTCTTTGCTCTCATTCATAGGGCGAAAGCCCGTGAGCCAGGGAACCCGTGGGTTCCCTGGCTGCACTGCGGATTGGCGGACTGCACCGTGTGTTAACGTGCTACACCGTGTATTGACATGCTACACTGTGTGTGCTAACAGCTGCACCATGCATTAACGTCCACACTGCAGACTTATATTAAGGAGGAATCTGCTTTGGAAAAAGACAAAACACCTATGATTCAGGTCAAGAATCTCTATAAGGTGTACAAAGTGGGAAACACAAAGGTCTATGCATTAAACGGCGTAGACTTCACCATATACAAAGGGGAATTTTGTGCAATCGTAGGCCCATCCGGATCCGGTAAATCCACTCTTTTAAATATGTTGGCAGGTCTTGAAAAGCCCACAAAGGGAGAGATTGTCATTGGCAAAAGCCATATTGAAAAGCTTTCAGAAAATCAGCTGGTATCGTTTCGCAGAAAGCATGTGGGTTTTATTTTTCAGTCTTATAACCTATTACAGACAATGAATGCGGTAGAGAACGTGGCCATGCCTTTGTCATTTCGGGGAGTGTCAAAGAAAGTGAGGAATGAGAAGGCGAGAGAGTACATAAAGCTGGTAGGGCTAGAGAAGCAGATGAAGCATATGGCCAATGAAATGTCAGGCGGCCAGCAGCAGAGGGTCGGCATTGCAAGAGCATTGGCGGTAGATCCCCAGATCATCTTTGCAGATGAGCCAACCGGAAACCTGGATTCCAAGACGACCAGGGAAATTTTAAGCCTGATGCAGAAAATCGTGAGGGAGCAGAATCAGACTCTGGTCATGGTAACTCATGATAATTATATTGCAAAGTTTGCAGACAGACAGTTCCATATAGTTGATGGAAAAATTATTAAAATCGAAGAACAGCATCATGAGGATACGAAGGAGGATATGGTAAATGAACAAGGGTAGGAGAGGATTTCTGTGGCTGCTTGCGGCCATTATGCTTATTTCGGCTGTGCCTGGCGCGGCTTTTGCCCAATATGACTTAAGCAGAAATACCTACATTGACGTAAAGAAAACCCCATCCGGGAAAACAGGAGAAAACGTTACCATTAATATGGTTTTCACCAATAATGGCAGCAATGATTTGAACAACGTAGCAGTGAGATTTGACAGTGATCTGGCGGAACAGGAATATCAGGCAACGGAAAATGCTGATGAAGAGACAAAGTATTCGGGAGCAATCTTTCCTTTTGAGATCACTTCCAGTACCTTTGATAACAAAAAGCTGGGAACGGTAAAGAGCGGAACTTCTAAGACTATTTCTCTCACCGCAAGGGTCCGGAGAGACATAGCAGAAGGCTATTACCTAATACCTTTGGAAGTAGTAACCGATGCATTTAAAAAGGATGACGGAGCTCATGCCAGTTATGAAAAGGTAAACATCTGGATCACAAAATCCTCCTCAACCACGGAATCCGGAAAAGATGAAGGAACCATCCAGTTTGAACTGGGAGAAAACCAGAATACGCCTTTTGGTACATATCCCCAGACTTTGAATTTTAATATGAATGTCCGCAACTCTTCCAATGTTACAGCCTTTGATGTAGATATCCGGATGGGTCTGAGCCAGGACAGCACCAAGTTTCCCTTTGATATTAATGACGGAAACTACACCAGACATTACGAACGGATCGGCGGAGGAGAGACGGTGGAGGTCCCATACAGCATGAACATCCGCAAGGATGTTTACAGCGGATATTACCCCATAACCTTTACCATCGAATACCGTGACAGCACGGATGGAGACATACAGAAGGCGGAAGAGACCTTCTATGTAAATATCCAGAATAAAGACAAGGAAGAAGAAACCGGTGATTTCAACGCTAATGACAGGACAAAGGCCAGAATCATTGTAGATGGATTCCAGACCAACCCGGAAACAGTTTACGCCGGGGAGGAGTTTGAAATGATCCTTCATATGAAAAACGCCTCCGAAAACGTTGCCGCAAGCAACATCCTCTTTAACCTGGAATCAGAAAAGGTGACGGACAGCGCGGTATTTACTATGGATTCCGGAGCCTCTTCCATTGTTGTAAATTCACTGGCCGCGGGCCAGACCACAGATATAAAGCTGAAGCTTCGGGCAGGAGCCTGGGTGGATCAAAGGACCTATGCCATCACCATTAATGAAAAATATGACAGCCCTGAGTTTAAGAATGCGGAAGAAAAGGTGACGGTGAACATCCCTGTCAAACAGGTTTCCAGGCTGAATACGGGAACCATTGAGGTGATGCCTGATATGATTTCCGTAGGTTCGGAGACCAATGTGATGTTTCCTATCAATAATACGGGAAAGGTACTCCTTTACAACGTAATGGTGGCTTTTGTAGGAGACTCTATCCAGCAGACCAACAGCTATGTGGGAAATATAAAACCGGGAGAATCAGGGAATGTAGATGCCATGATCAGCGGAATAGCTCCCACCATGGATGATGGGAAAGTCAAGGTCATGATCACCTATGAGGACGAAAA of the Lacrimispora indolis DSM 755 genome contains:
- the pyrB gene encoding aspartate carbamoyltransferase, which produces MRHLLNPLDFSVEETGQLLDLAKDIEENLPKYSHVCDGKKLATLFYEPSTRTRLSFEAAMLSLGGSVLGFSSADSSSAAKGESVADTIRVLSCYADICAMRHPKEGAPLVAANHSTIPVINAGDGGHQHPTQTLTDLLSIRSLKGRLNDLTIGLCGDLKFGRTVHSLINALVRYENIKFILISPPELRVPEYIREDVLKANNIEFLEMDSLDEAMPSLDILYMTRVQKERFFNEEDYIRLKDCYILDKKKMKLAKEDMYVLHPLPRVNEISVEIDEDPRAAYFKQAQYGVYVRMALIMTLLEVEKSC
- a CDS encoding ABC transporter ATP-binding protein, coding for MIQVKNLYKVYKVGNTKVYALNGVDFTIYKGEFCAIVGPSGSGKSTLLNMLAGLEKPTKGEIVIGKSHIEKLSENQLVSFRRKHVGFIFQSYNLLQTMNAVENVAMPLSFRGVSKKVRNEKAREYIKLVGLEKQMKHMANEMSGGQQQRVGIARALAVDPQIIFADEPTGNLDSKTTREILSLMQKIVREQNQTLVMVTHDNYIAKFADRQFHIVDGKIIKIEEQHHEDTKEDMVNEQG
- a CDS encoding COG1361 S-layer family protein; the protein is MNKGRRGFLWLLAAIMLISAVPGAAFAQYDLSRNTYIDVKKTPSGKTGENVTINMVFTNNGSNDLNNVAVRFDSDLAEQEYQATENADEETKYSGAIFPFEITSSTFDNKKLGTVKSGTSKTISLTARVRRDIAEGYYLIPLEVVTDAFKKDDGAHASYEKVNIWITKSSSTTESGKDEGTIQFELGENQNTPFGTYPQTLNFNMNVRNSSNVTAFDVDIRMGLSQDSTKFPFDINDGNYTRHYERIGGGETVEVPYSMNIRKDVYSGYYPITFTIEYRDSTDGDIQKAEETFYVNIQNKDKEEETGDFNANDRTKARIIVDGFQTNPETVYAGEEFEMILHMKNASENVAASNILFNLESEKVTDSAVFTMDSGASSIVVNSLAAGQTTDIKLKLRAGAWVDQRTYAITINEKYDSPEFKNAEEKVTVNIPVKQVSRLNTGTIEVMPDMISVGSETNVMFPINNTGKVLLYNVMVAFVGDSIQQTNSYVGNIKPGESGNVDAMISGIAPTMDDGKVKVMITYEDENGVVSDPIEKEITLTVTEQESLDPGMDGSGEFPAVTEPEGSSKYGKFVIPAVIAVLVIGTIGTVVVLKRRKKKKEAEALEALEPEEEKDNEI